Proteins from a single region of Apium graveolens cultivar Ventura chromosome 7, ASM990537v1, whole genome shotgun sequence:
- the LOC141673218 gene encoding uncharacterized protein LOC141673218 has product MKKKCGYTSMGGAPKPVNELAYVIYSSSTDSMNSDMLRKEENLNCHPFSMRGYVADVRNENPMACIPVNGINESTREQQRGSLDVSCHRWWRCKACVREISPSSVDAADKRSNEIEDSIKSLSIDSGNSDVNCQRFSMRGYVAETRNMNPKACIPFDGITQNRWEQLGGSLDVPQYRWWRCRSCVRELVTSSTTAQNFSIKLRVDGGSQKKKNTKPPAKDVNMVDSIGESETEIPYNVSLELLASVALEMTSDQPQLLETSEASLRKDTSFERETSGFGTDAVVEEGDKALNVFTDVIDSDDEREYKKTRPMKELLWVENKAPAGKGNGTQTLQQTGERPASSNGQEFVRAQGSRKAKRSCPFLPNINPVSTKHAKATGFVSHPLISRKSNYQK; this is encoded by the exons ATGAAGAAGAAGTGTGGTTATACTTCCATGGGAGGTGCGCCAAAGCCTGTGAATGAACTTGCTTATGTAATATATTCATCGTCCACAGACTCAATGAATTCAGATATGCTACGAAAAGAGGAGAATTTAAATTGTCATCCTTTTTCGATGCG GGGGTATGTGGCTGATGTGAGAAATGAAAACCCAATGGCTTGCATCCCCGtcaatggtataaatgaaagtacAAGGGAGCAACAACGAGGATCACTAGATGTTTCTTGTCATAGGTGGTGGAGATGTAAAGCTTGTGTCCGTGAGATTTCCCCCTCTAGTGTTGATGCTGCTGATAAAAGATCAAACGAAATAGAAGACAGTATAAAGTCATTGTCTATAGACTCAGGAAATTCGGATGTGAACTGTCAACGTTTCTCGATGCG TGGGTATGTGGCTGAAACAAGGAATATGAACCCGAAGGCGTGCATCCCCTTCGATGGAATCACTCAAAACAGATGGGAGCAGCTAGGAGGATCACTTGATGTTCCTCAATATAGGTGGTGGCGCTGCAGATCTTGTGTACGTGAACTTGTCACTTCAAGCACTACTGCTCAAAATTTTTCAATTAAGCTCAGAGTTGATGGAG GTTCCCAGAAAAAGAAAAATACTAAACCTCCTGCAAAGGACGTAAACATGGTCGACAGTATTGGTGAAAGTGAAACAGAGATCCCATATAATGTTTCACTAGAATTGCTAGCGAGCGTAGCGTTAGAAATGACATCTGATCAACCTCAACTACTGGAAACCTCTGAAGCATCACTGAGAAAGGACACTTCATTTGAGCGAGAAACTTCAG GTTTCGGAACTGATGCTGTTGTAGAAGAGGGTGATAAAGCTTTGAATGTGTTCACTGATGTCATTGACAGTGACGACGAAAGAGAGTACAAAAAAACCCGTCCAATGAAAGAATTGTTATGGGTGGAGAACAAGGCACCTGCTGGAAAAGGTAACGGAACTCAAACTCTGCAACAAACAGGGGAAAGGCCTGCTTCAAGCAATG GACAAGAGTTCGTTAGAGCTCAAGGGAGCAGAAAAGCAAAGAGATCTTGTCCTTTCTTGCCTAATATAAATCCAGTTTCAACTAAGCATGCAAAGGCTACTG GATTTGTTTCTCATCCACTGATATCCAGAAAATCAAATTACCAGAAATAA